In a genomic window of Vulpes vulpes isolate BD-2025 chromosome 6, VulVul3, whole genome shotgun sequence:
- the L2HGDH gene encoding L-2-hydroxyglutarate dehydrogenase, mitochondrial isoform X3, protein MAIDCPYTGIVDYRQVALSFAQDFQEAGGYVLTNFEVKDIEMAKEIPSRSKDEMKYPIIIRNTKGEEVQCQYVVTCAGLYSDRISELSGCNPDPQIVPFRGDYLLLKPEKCYLVKGNIYPVPDSRFPFLGVHFTPRMDGSIWLGPNAVLAFKREGYKPFDFNARDVMDIIIKSGLIKLVFQNFSYGVNEMYKACFLSATVKHLQKFIPEITVSDILRGPAGVRAQALDRDGNLVEDFVFDGGVGDIGNRILHVRNAPSPAATSSLAISGMIADEVQQRFKL, encoded by the exons ATGGCTATTGATTGCCCATACACTGGCATTGTGGATTATCGACAGGTGGCTTTGTCATTTGCCCAGGATTTCCAAGAAGCAGGTGGCTATGTCTTGACCAATTTTGAAGTAAAAGATATTGAAATGGCTAAAGAAATTCCTTCAAGAAGTAAAGATG agatgaAATATCCAATCATTATTAGGAATACAAAG GGAGAGGAAGTTCAGTGTCAGTATGTTGTGACATGTGCAGGACTTTACTCAGATCGTATTTCAGAGTTGAGTGGCTGTAATCCTGATCCTCAAATTGTACCATTCCGGGGAGATTACCTGCTCTTGAAGCCAGAAAAATGCTATCttgtaaaaggaaatatttatccG GTCCCAGATAGCCGGTTTCCTTTCCTAGGGGTTCACTTCACACCGCGGATGGACGGCAGTATTTGGCTAGGACCTAATGCAGTTCTTGCCTTTAAACGAGAGGGCTACAAACCCTTTGACTTCAATGCCAGAGATGTTATGGATATAATTATCAAGag tggCTTGATTAAATTGGTGTTCCAGAATTTTTCCTACGGAGTTAATGAAATGTATAAAGCCTGTTTTCTCAGTGCAACAGTGAAGCACCTTCAGAAGTTTATCCCTGAAATTACTGTCAGTGATATACTTAG AGGTCCAGCTGGAGTAAGAGCCCAAGCACTGGACAGAGATGGAAATCTGGTAGAAGATTTTGTATTTGATGGAGGAGTTGGGGATATTGGAAATCGCATTCTTCATGTGAGAAATGCACCGTCCCCTGCTGCTACTTCTTCTCTTGCAATTTCTGGAATGATTGCAGATGAAGTACAACAAAGATTTAAATTGTAA